The Brevinematales bacterium genomic interval ATCCGACTCCGTCATCAAGCCCTTTCCCGGCCGGCCGCAGTATGCCATGAAAAATATTTTCCGTTCGGGTGACAGAATTCGCCCGGGGCATTGTTTCATCTAAGAAGCGACATAGGAGGAACAAAATGTCTGACATGAAAAAGAAACTCGGAGCGATACTTATCCTGTCTTTTATCGGCGCATTATTCACGGGGTGTAATATCCAGATCGGATGGCATGACGCCGACGACAGGTATATTGTCGATGACGACGGCAGTACCCCGCAAACTTATTCGCCCCCCTCGGCTGTAATCACCGCGCCCATGAATAACGAGACGGTATACAATATCACAATCAACCTCAGCGGTAATGCCGCATGCGGAAGTTATCCTCTCGACGGGATTTATATTTCGGTGAACGACGGTATCTATATCAAGATCACCGCCGGCGATACATGGAACCAGACGTTCTACGCCGGTGAGGGCGAATATAACTTCGACGTGTACGCGACCGATATCTACGGGAATTGCAGCACGACCAATTCCATCACGAATGTCCGTGTAGTAAAATAACACACGCCTATAGGTATCCGTATGCCCTTAACGGGGACATATGAATACCGCCCAACCCCCGATGAGGCCGTCTTTGCGACGGCCTTTTCTTTTTAGTTTTTATGGGAAAGCCCACAGGCGGCCTTTTCTATTCAAACCATAAGGAAAAGCCCTCCCTCGTTTCACTCGGGACAAGCAAGCGGCCTTTTCTATAACTCGATCCAGTACCGCTGGAAGAGTTTCCCGGTCTCCGGGTCCTCGGCCTCCGAATCCAGCGCCCCGCCGTTCTTCAGGATCGTTTTCGCCGAGCCAGGATTGTCCTTATCGCACACGATCAGTACTTTCCTGATACCCATTTCCCCCATGATATCGAGGGCGAGACGGAGCTGTTCGGCGGCGTATCCCTTCCGGCGTTCGGACGGACGGATACCGTAGCCGATATGCCCCCCGCTTGCCGCAAGATGTTCGTTGAGACGGTGGCGGATATTCACACCGCCGAGCACCCTGCCGTATGAGTTTATCAGCCAGTAGGTCGAGTTTTCCACGAAGTCGGGAGGCACACCCACCCCGATGGAATAGCCCTTTAACTGCTCGACCAGCGCGGGAAAGTCCGACGGGTCAAGCCCGAGGCTCCACGGGGTAAACTCCTCCCCGCTCCGTTTCCATTCGTCGTACATCTCGAGATAGGAGTCCTTGTATACTTCCGACGGTTCCACCAAACGTAAATATTCCATAGTAAATAACCTGCTAAAAATGATTATCAGTCTTCGTGCAGATAGTTTTCCCCGCCGATATAAATCAGCGCGTCATCGATCTTGCCGTCTTTACGCACATGCGGGTAGAACGTCAGTTCCGCGATAGCGCCGTTGTCATAGCTTAGTACGATCATGTTATTCTTGATAACATACTTTCCCTTCTTCGACTTCTTCTCGGAAGAGGCGTCCACCCAATCGATCAAATTTCCATTAATCGAAGTTTCCGAGTAGTGGCTGCCCACATAGGACGCCGATTCAAAATTCCCCTTCGTGTCAAACTTATAGGATGAACTTGACATATAGGAGAACTGATCCCCCAACCCGTAGGAAGACGAATAATAGTCGAATGCTTCGTATTTCCCGTTCAGCTTCATCCCGTCGCCCTTTCCGCTCAGCAATTTATACTCGTCCTTGTCCAGCGTGATTATCCCGCCGCTGTTTTTATAGGCGTATGTTACGGTTTTGCCGGATCCCAGCCATTTGATTTTAAGCTGCGATCCAGTTACCTGGTAAGTCCCGAGCTTTTTGGGATTATATAAATAATAGGCGGAGAGATCGAGATAGAGCGGATTCTCGGGAGCCTGCTCGCTGACATATCCGTTCTTATCGAAAATCAGCCAGTACTGCGTACCGCTGCCGTCGTAGTTAATATGATACGGCCCCAGGTATACCCCTTCTAACGGATTACCCGGATTTGCCTTCGGCGGATTTTTTACCGCGTCGCCCATCTGAATACTATCCATCACCAGCTTGACCACAGGTAAAAGCTGCTTCTCCATCGCCGCAGGATTACCGCGAACCATCAGGGCGAACGCTCCCGCTCCGTTGGCGACAACAGCGATCGCGGCGTTTTCCTCGACCCCCTTCGCATTCTTCCCCTTCAGGAACAACTGATGCCCCTTTCCGCCGTTGATCTCCAGAGCGCTGGGGTCGGACACCGGTTTTAAAGCCGGGCTGCCCGATTGAAAATTTTTATAGAGCGCGATCAGTTCGGCTTTAGTATCGACTTTCTTTTTTTGGGGAGGGAGTATAAACATCATAATCATGCCCTGATATGACTTAGGATTACCGAGGTAAAGCTGGATAAAATGCACATCCCCGCTCTTGACCGGCCCGATCTGCGTCCATTGGGAGTCCGGCAGCTCGGGTATCCGGAATACGACCGCGCCGTCCTTCCCGTAATAAAACCCATGATAATAGATATCGTCCTTTAGCTTGGCGTACGATGCTACGGTAAAAATCGTCACCAGCGCTCCGGCCAACAAACCATGAAGAAATCTCCGCATTACACGCCTCCTCCATCGACAGTTTAATATATCATAATAGTACAAATAAATCCATAAAAGAATAGCGTATTAATCGATTAAAGCAGGGCGGTTAGTTTAGCCGGAGGCACGAACTCAGGAAATGAAATACCCTTCGATACCCGGGCTTGTTGACGAAGTCGGTTTTTTATTCTTTTCTGTCACTGCGATGCCCCGCGATACAATATTTTTCGATACGCGGGGTGAAGCAGTCTGTTTTATTTAATAACCAATAATAAAATAGATTGCTTCGGCTATGGTTCGGTAAGCTCACCATGACGCCTCGCAATGACAAAAAACAGTTCGTCAACACGCCCTACCCGGCAGGGGGTCAGTACAGCATCGCGCTTTTCAGCTTATCGGCGGAAGCCTGCCCCGCGAACTTCGCGACTATCGAGAGCGCGAACACGCCCGCTGTTCCGGCGGCGCGGCTTGTTACCAGGTTTCCGTCCCATACCACCGTATCGGTCGAGTAATGCACGTCCGGCATCTCGGCGTCCGTGCCCGGGAACGACGTCACCCGTTTCTGGTTGAGTATCCCCGCCGCGTAAAGCACGGTCGGAGCGGCGCAGATAGCCCCGGTCAGTTTGCCACGGTTGTAGAACTGACGGACCAGTTCCGCTACACGCGGGTCGGCCTTCAGGGTCTTCGTGCCCGGCCCGCCTCCCGGCAGGATAATCATGTCGAAGTCGTCCGCGCGGATAGAGTCGATACCCGTATCCGGCGTCACAGGAATAGCATGCGCGCCGGTGATATTTCCCGGCTTCAGCCCCGCCGTAACCACATCCAGATTCGCCCGCCGCAGGATGTCTATTATCGTTATCGCCTCGATTTCCTCGAAACCGTCGGCGAGCAGAACCGCTATTTTCGGCATCGTCGGCCTCCTGAATAGTTATTATATAATATTATATTTTTCAACGAAAATGTCAAGGTACTGCGTACGCTGAGTATGCTAGCCCCATTACGATATACTTCAAATAGTTCGAGAGTGAGCCTGCGACGAATGCCGGGCGCTGGAGGAACGCGTCCGGGGTGAAAGTTTTATTTTCAGAAAGTTATTGCCTGACGACGGAATATCAGTTGTGCATTATTTCGGCTGAGGTGGGACGGGCGGCTTGTTGGTCGGTAACGAGACCGATATATTGGTCTTCATCTCGTTGGTCAATGATACCCCGGGAAGGTTAGTCGCGGCGGCCGGCAGGAGTTTTTCCTTCGGCTTGGGAGCCTTGGGCATCTGCGACGGGAATCCCATCACGAAATCGATACCCACCTGAAACCAGTGGCTCATCCGGAACCCCACCTCGCTCGAGACGATAAACAACCCGTTATAACTCGCCGTAAACTCGATGCCGTAAAGGAAGCTCAGGTCGAGTATCCTGCTTCCGCCGAGAGTCCAACGGTATCCCGCGCCGAGCTGGTATCCGAACGACGGTTCCATAATATAGGCATTGCCGGTGGCGAGATGATAATACGGTATATTGAGAAGCCCGCCCTCGATGTTGGCGTTGAAAAAGTACCCGGTCAGGAAATTATTATTGAAGTAGTATCGCCCCCCGAAACCGAGAAAGAACTTCCACGCGTCCCCGTAATAAGGGGATTCGTTCAGCGCGACATCCTTCCCGAACTGGAAAGCGAGCATCCATGTAAATTGACGGGCGAACTCGGTCTCGCTGAAAAGGAGCACCTTCGGGCTGATACTGATACCCCCGTTGAAAAAGGTCGAGTTCGCGGCGTTCAGTTTCCCGAAACCCGCGAGTAGAAGCAGAAACGCTCCGGCGGTAATTATCCCATTCAGCCCTTTCATCATCAGTCCTTATAACGACGTATAGAGAATCCGTATATCCGACGGATTGAGCATATATTCGAACTGGGAGACCGCGACATCAGTCATCGGATGCTCGAACGACAGGTCGATTATTTTCCCGCCCGGTTTCGCGCCGATCACTCCCGCGAGGTCGCTGAAGAACAGACGCTGGCGGTTAAACGGGTCTTTATTGATAACGATCATCACTTTTTCTTTGCCGTTCTGCGAAGTTTTCAGGAGGCAGATGATATTCGCCCAGTTATCGTTATGCACGATCTCGATCCTGCATTCCTCGTTAAATATCCGGTACTTGGAACGGGTCTCGTTGATCCCGGTGATCAACCCGCTGATGTCGTAGTTGACCTCTTCCCAATCCTTGGGGTACGTGCTGACCACATCGGTCTTGTTCTTGAAGCCGAACTCCATCCCGATAGGAACCATCCACCCGGTCGAGAAAAACGCGGTAAATATGATGCGCTGTTTGATGAGCGCGATATTGTTCTGGTATTCGTATGCCAGACGCGGGGTATCGTGCGACTCCGGGAACGCGATCGACGGGGCGACCTCGCGGGTCTGGTTATATTGACGGAGGAGCCAGTCCTCCTGAAAATTCCAGTACTTAGAACTATTGAACAGGTAATCGAACCCCGCCTCGCCGAGAGCGAGTGCCTGTTCCTGGGTACACCCGAGGCTTTCCGCGAAGAAGCGCACGTCCTTATTCTTCTTCTTACCCGCCTCGATGAGGTACGACCATAATTCCGCGGGAACTTGGTACGCCGCGTCCGCCCGGAACCCGTCCACACCCTTATCGATATAAAACTCCACCAGTTCCTTCCAGTATGCCCAGAGTTTCTTCTTATCCGGGGAATTCGCGTTATTGATCTCGGCGAGGTCGCCCCATTCGTTATAGTTCGGGCCGTCCCATGCGCCGGGGCTTTTCACTTCGCCCTTCTCGTTCATTTCATACCAGTCGGGATGGAGCTTCACGAACGGGTGATCCTTCGCGGTATGATTGATGACCAGGTCCATCATCACCTTTATCCCGCGTTTCTTGGCCTCGCCCATAGCGTTCTGGAGCTGTACCATCGGCGGTATCGCCGAGCTTTTATCCGCGAAAATAGGGTTGAAATCGTAGTAATCCTTGGGGGCGTAGAGACTCCCGGAGAACCCCGGATAATGGAACGGGTTGATATAGAGCCAGTCGAATCCCATAGCGGCTATCCGGTCGTAATGCTGAACCCAGTCATGCATATATCCCACCAGACGGGGGAAAAGGTTATAGATTTTCGGGCCGGTGTTGAATTGCGCCATAGAGCGCCCTCCTCGGAGTGGAAATCGTTTCATAACAGGATTCATTTTAAGGGTATCCGGCTTAAAAGTCCATAAAACGGGGTATCCGTTTTCGTTGGGATTCTGCGTCTTCCCTACACTTCAGCGCGGGGTGGTCATTTCATTTACTCCCAATTCTGAAATGACCATAAATCGACATTTCACGAAACCTGAAGTATAATCTTAGTTACTAAAAAAGGATAATAATTGATGGCGCGCTTTCGTTTTATCCCGGCGGCCGGGGGGCTATTTCTCTCTTTACTCTTTACCTTCTCCCCGCTTTTCGGGCAAACTACTCCTGTAACTAATCAGAATTCCACCAACTCCGGGAAACCCGAGTTTGTCGAGGATGTCAATATTAAAGGGGCGAACGTCAACGAGAATATCATTTTCGATAATTTCGACGAGGTCTTTATCCAGAACTACGATAAGGAAGACCTGCGGGAGATTCACTTTATCGGGAACGTGCTGATTCGTTTCGAGGGTAATGTCCTGAAGGCGCGTAAAGTCGTCATCACGGTCAAGGGCGACAAGGTGCTGGAGATTTCCGCGTTCGGTAACGTCGAGTTCACGCTCGGGACGGATATTTACCTCGCGGACAGCCTGTCGTTCGACCCCGAGCAGAAAAAGGGCGTCCTCAAACAGGTGCGTTCATTTATGAAGGGTTCGAGTTCCGGCGCGCCCATCTCGTCGTCGACCGGATGGTATTATACCGCCGAGAAGGCGACTATCCTCTCGCAATCGAAGGTCTATCTCGAAAACGTCTATTTCACGACCAGCGATGAAAAATTCCCGCATTATAGCTTTTTCGCCCAGCAGCTATGGTACTACCGGAGCGAAATCATCTTCGCGACCGGTATCATGTATACCGTCGGGCAGGCCGACTTTTTCTACTTCCCGTTCTTTTTCCGCTGGGAGCAGACCTCGGAATTCAGGACGGCGTTCGGATGGGAAAAACGTATCGGCTGGTACCTGATGAACACGTTCCAGATCAGCACCGCATTCGGTAACTTTGAAATGTATCTCGATATCTACGAACGCCTTGGGGAGTATTTCCAATTAAATTACCGCAATATCAAACCCCTCGGCAACCTGAAAACACTATCCCTGTTCCTCGAGCTCGCCGACGATATCCGCATATTCAAGGACGGCGACCGTTATACATGGCTGACGGACGCCGATTTTGACAATTCCTATGAGGCCATCCGGCAGTTCTCATGGCACTATAAGCTCAACCTGAACTATTCCATACCGGATTTTTCCCTGAGCGGTTACTGGGAAGCGCTGAACGACCCGTTCTTCACGACGAAATATACCCAGCGGAAAAAAGCGTTCGATATCAAGGAAATCCTCCAGTACGACCAGAACACGTT includes:
- a CDS encoding GNAT family N-acetyltransferase; amino-acid sequence: MEYLRLVEPSEVYKDSYLEMYDEWKRSGEEFTPWSLGLDPSDFPALVEQLKGYSIGVGVPPDFVENSTYWLINSYGRVLGGVNIRHRLNEHLAASGGHIGYGIRPSERRKGYAAEQLRLALDIMGEMGIRKVLIVCDKDNPGSAKTILKNGGALDSEAEDPETGKLFQRYWIEL
- a CDS encoding DJ-1/PfpI family protein, which produces MPKIAVLLADGFEEIEAITIIDILRRANLDVVTAGLKPGNITGAHAIPVTPDTGIDSIRADDFDMIILPGGGPGTKTLKADPRVAELVRQFYNRGKLTGAICAAPTVLYAAGILNQKRVTSFPGTDAEMPDVHYSTDTVVWDGNLVTSRAAGTAGVFALSIVAKFAGQASADKLKSAMLY
- a CDS encoding alpha-amylase — protein: MAQFNTGPKIYNLFPRLVGYMHDWVQHYDRIAAMGFDWLYINPFHYPGFSGSLYAPKDYYDFNPIFADKSSAIPPMVQLQNAMGEAKKRGIKVMMDLVINHTAKDHPFVKLHPDWYEMNEKGEVKSPGAWDGPNYNEWGDLAEINNANSPDKKKLWAYWKELVEFYIDKGVDGFRADAAYQVPAELWSYLIEAGKKKNKDVRFFAESLGCTQEQALALGEAGFDYLFNSSKYWNFQEDWLLRQYNQTREVAPSIAFPESHDTPRLAYEYQNNIALIKQRIIFTAFFSTGWMVPIGMEFGFKNKTDVVSTYPKDWEEVNYDISGLITGINETRSKYRIFNEECRIEIVHNDNWANIICLLKTSQNGKEKVMIVINKDPFNRQRLFFSDLAGVIGAKPGGKIIDLSFEHPMTDVAVSQFEYMLNPSDIRILYTSL